In Passer domesticus isolate bPasDom1 chromosome 1, bPasDom1.hap1, whole genome shotgun sequence, one DNA window encodes the following:
- the LOC135306475 gene encoding sodium-dependent neutral amino acid transporter B(0)AT3-like isoform X1: protein MSQDLSATPATPKEDGRPKWDNKFQYLLSCIGFAVGLGNVWRFPYLCQIHGGGAFLIPYFIALLFEGIPLLHLELALGQCLRKGSIGAWNTISPYLGGVGVGSWMVSILVSLYYNTVLTWVMWYFINSFQEPLPWSVCPLNENRTGFNEECYESTAVNYFWYRKTLNITPDIAESGTFQWWLILCLAACWAIVYLCTIRGIETTGKAIYVTAIFPYLVLTIFLIQGLTLPGATEGLIYLFTPNLNTLKNPRVWLDAATQIFFSLSLAFGGLIAFASYNPTKNDCEKDAVTVAIVNSMTSLYASIPVFSVLGFKATTAYWDCLDRNIINIINEFDLPEESIMRQNYTSWISFLNSSYPEKIAGLKLKSCDLQEFLDQSVSGTGLAFIVFTQAIILMPGSQAWAILFFTMLFSLGLSSMFGNIEGVFTPLLELQIIPKSAPKELLSGIICLISFLIALCFTLGSGSYWIDIFDRYAASVPLLVIAFFEVIGVVYIYKIKRFSEDVEWMTGRKLSLFWQITWRFISPLLLLIVFMAFVILQMQKPPSYTAWNPKYEGFPMKEEKVYPAWVQAICVLLAALPCVCVPLVALFHLVKQKYRSKDPSFVPPEVSSCQGANSNFSHPKE, encoded by the exons GGGCTTTCCTGATACCATACTTCATCGCTCTTCTTTTTGAAGGAATCCCACTGCTACACCTCGAGCTGGCCCTTGGGCAGTGCCTGAGGAAAGGCAGCATTGGAGCCTGGAACACCATCTCTCCTTACCTTGGAGGCGTTG GAGTTGGTTCGTGGATGGTGTCGATTCTGGTGAGCTTATACTACAACACTGTTTTAACTTGGGTGATGTGGTATTTCATAAACTCCTTCCAAGAACCTCTTCCTTGGAGTGTTTGTCctctaaatgaaaacagaacaG ggtttAATGAAGAATGTTATGAAAGCACTGCAGTAAATTATTTTTGGTACAGGAAAACTTTGAACATAACACCAGATATTGCTGAGAGTGGCACGTTCCAGTGGTGGCTCATTTTGTGCTTAGCAGCTTGCTGGGCAATTGTCTATCTCTGCACCATCCGAGGAATTGAAACCACAGGGAAG GCAATTTATGTAACAGCAATATTTCCATATCTGGTCCTGACTATATTCCTTATTCAAGGACTCACTCTACCAGGAGCCACTGAAGGTCTGATTTACCTCTTCACCCCTAAT CTGAACACTTTGAAAAATCCCCGTGTATGGCTTGATGCAGCTACacagattttcttctctctctctttggcTTTTGGAGGGCTTATTGCATTTGCGAGCTACAATCCAACAAA AAATGACTGTGAAAAGGATGCTGTGACAGTAGCAATTGTGAATAGCATGACATCTCTCTATGCTTCCATCCCAGTCTTTTCTGTGTTGGGGTTTAAAGCAACCACAGCCTACTGGGACTGCTTGGACAG GAACATTATCAATATCATCAATGAATTTGATCTTCCAGAAGAAAGCATCATGCGACAGAACTATACATCCTGGATTAGTTTTTTGAATTCATCATACCCAGAAAAAATTGCTGGACTCAAACTGAAAAGCTGTGACCTTCAAGAATTTCTTGATCAG AGTGTCTCAGGAACTGGCTTGGCTTTCATTGTTTTCACTCAAGCTATCATCCTCATGCCAGGCTCCCAAGCCTGGGCCATCCTGTTTTTCACAATGCTGTTCAGCTTGGGCCTTTCTTCAATGTTTGGAAACATTGAGGGTGTCTTCACTCCTCTTCTAGAGCTTCAAATTATACCTAAGTCAGCACCTAAAGAGCTATTATCTG gtatAATATGTCTAATTAGCTTCCTCATTGCTCTGTGTTTTACACTGGGTTCGGGGAGTTACTGGATTGACATTTTTGACAGATATGCAGCTTCAGTGCCTCTTCTAGTCATCGCTTTCTTTGAAGTGATTGGAGTTGTGTACATCTATAAAATTAAAAG GTTCAGTGAAGATGTGGAATGGATGACCGGACGAAAACTCAGTCTCTTCTGGCAGATCACATGGAGGTTTATTAGCCCTCTGCTCCTGCTAATTGTCTTCATGGCCTTTGTTATTCTTCAGATGCAGAAGCCGCCAAGCTACACAGCCTGGAACCCTAAATAT GAAGGCTTCCCCATGAAAGAGGAGAAAGTTTATCCAGCTTGGGTACAGGCCATTTGTGTGCTGTTGGCTGCCCTTCCTTGCGTGTGCGTGCCTCTGGTAGCGCTCTTCCACCTGGTCAAACAAAAGTACAGGAGCAAGGACCCAAGCTTTGTACCACCAGAAGTCTCCTCCTGTCAGGGGGCTAACAGCAACTTTTCTCATCCAAAAGAATAA